The Oncorhynchus mykiss isolate Arlee chromosome 17, USDA_OmykA_1.1, whole genome shotgun sequence genomic interval CCAGAGAAAAAAAAGCCTGAAAGGatgagagatgactagaaacaattcagtcgaccgttttatgtgtggattaattggtggagtagaggaccttgttattttacctgaaatgcacaactcaatgtttatatcccaggacaaattagctagcaagtgcaagctagctatctaaattgccatacatgtttaatgcttttcgacctgtccccaaatgaatataattggttcagagtttgttttgatattttaacctgtgtgtcgtgatcccgtttggtgtggggggacaaaataaatttatgcacgatggcgcacacgcGCAGCCCAGTTTGCGTTCCATGTCAGGCTCTGCGCACTCTTGGATTGCATTtatgtgtatttttatttaacctttttttaactaggcaagtcagttaagaacaaattcttatatacaatgacagcctaccccggcccaattgtgcgccgccttatgggactcagcctggattcaaaccaggtactgtagtgaaacctcttgcactgaggtgcagtgccttTAAACCGCTGTGTCACTTGGGAGCATCCTTCCTGGCGGCTGCTTCTACCAGGTGGCGTGGAGAGGATATGTGTCTGCACCATgtgctctcactactggtgttcggctctaggccctctcctcttttctccttacACTAGGTCACTttgctctgtcatatcctcacatgttctctcctatcattgcagatgacactcaactacttttctcattcccccccttctgacacccagctGGCAACACACATCTCTGCATGTCtagcagatatctcagcttggatgttggCCCACCActtcaagctcaacctcgacaggGAAGGCCTGTccgctccaagacctctccatcacattCGACAACTCCACtgtgtccccctcccagagtgcaaagaaccttggcgtgaccctggacaacaccctgtcattctctgcaaacatcaaagcagtaaCTCACTCCTGCAaattcatgctctacaacatccgtagagtacgacctttcctcacacaggaagtggcggAGGTCCTAATttaggcacttgtcatctcccgtctggaccACTTCAATTCTCTGTTACCTGGGatcccgcttgtgccatcaaactcctgcaacttatccagaacgccGCAGCCCTCCTGAAGTTCAACTTTCCCAAGTTCTGCCATGTCACCTTGCTCCTCCgtacactccactggcttccaggcgaagctcgcatccactacaagaccatggtacttgcctaccGAATATCAAGGGGAACTGCCCCTccttaccttcaggctatgcttaAACCCTACATCCCAACCCAAGCACTCCGTTTGGCCGCCTACCAGCACTAACTTTGCTGATAACTTCTTTATTGAGGACAAGTGGACTTaatacgactgtgatatgtggttgtctcacctagctatcttaagctGAATGCAAtaattgtaagtcactctggataagagcatctgctaaatgacaaaaagtATAATAATGAGATATTTGACACTATCCTTGTACACCTAGCTTGTTCTTGTCTTTGTACACCAATCAAAGGCCACTGATTACTTGTCCCTCTTACCCACTCTCACATAGGACGAGTGACAAAGACAAAGGATGGGTATGAGGTGCGGACCTGTAAGGTGGCCGACAAGACCGGCAGCATTAGCATCTCAGTTTGGGATGAGGTAGGGGGACTGATCCAAACCGGTGACATCATCAGACTCACTAAGGGGTGAGTCATTTATTGAGTCACAGCACAGTCAAGTTAATGCCACACTTTATGGACAGGGCTCCAAACCTACAGCCGAGTATAAAatcaacatacagtgcattgtgaaagtattcggcccccttgaactttgcgaccttttgccacatttcaggcttcaaacataaagatataaaactgtatttttttgtgaagaatcaacaacaagtgggacacaatcatgaagtggaacgacatttattggatatttcaaacttttttaacaaatcaaaaactgaaagattgggcgtgcaaaattattcagaccctttactttaagtgcagcaaactctctccagaagttcagtgaggatctctgaatgatccaatgttgacctaaatgactaatgatgataaatacaatccacctgtgtgtaatcaagtctccgtataaatgcacctgcactgtgatagtctcagaggtccgttaaaagcgcagagagcatcatgaagaacaaggaacacaccaggcaggtctgagatactgttgtgaagaagtttaaagccggatttggatacaaaaggatttcccaagctttaaacatcccaaaggagcactgtgcaagcgataatattgaaatggaaggagtatcagaccactgcaaatctaccaagacctggccgtccctctaaactttcagctcatacaaggagaagactgatcagagatgcagccaataagcccatgatcactctggatgaactgcagagatctacagctgaggtgggagactctgtccataggacaacaatcagtcgtatattgcacaaatctggcctttatggaagagtggcaagaagaaagccatttcttaaagatatccataaaaagtgttgtttaaagtttgccacaagccacctgggagacacaccaaacatgtggaagaaggtgctctggtcagatgaaaccaaaattgaactttttggcaacaatgcaagacgttatgtttggcgtaaaagcaacacagctcatcaccctgaacacaccatccccactgtcaaacatggtggtggcagcatcatggtttgggcctgcttttcttcagcagggacagggaagatggttaaaattgatgggaagatggatggagccaaatacaggaccattctggaacaaaacctgatggagtctgcaaaagacctgagactgggacggagatttgtcttccaacaagacaatgatccaaaacataaagcaaaatctacaatggaatggttcaaaaataaagcaaaaggtggcgctacaaagtattaacttaagggggctgaataattttgcacgcccaatttttcagtttttgatttgttaaaaaagtttgaaatatccaataaatgtcgttccacttcatgattgtgtcccacttgttattgattcttcacaaaaaaatacagttttatatctttgtttgaagcctgaaatgtggcaaaaggtcaaagttcaagggggccgaatactttcgcaatgcactgtagaaATCAAAAAGGACCACCCAGCCATAATTTCTACCTACCAGCATGAACTTACATTTGGATGAATACATACCATAGGTTATTAGTCCTTTAATCTTGGATCAACTTTAAATCCTGGGGGGGAAATGTATTTTGTCTTGAAATTTGTGCACTTTATTTTCTCCAGATATGCGTCTGTGTTCAAAGGTTGCCTGACTCTGTacacaggtagaggtggagagctGTCGAAGATTGGAGAGTAAGTTCTATAGATGCTCTGTGCTTAATAATATTTCATGCTACATATTTACGAAAAGGAGGAGCAACAATGTAAATGTTGCTGAGAGATGCATCTATTGTCATAATTTACTGGTCTAAACTAATGCTCACTTATCGTTTTGTTCAGGTTCTGCATGGTGTATTCAGAGGTGCCAAACTTCAGTGAGCCTAACCCAGAGTACTCTAACATGGACCAGATGAAGAACAAGACTGTAAGGGGTGTTTTGAACTTAGGGATATCAGTGTGTAAGCGTCTTATTACAGAATGATAGgggaaaaaatattattttaagtAATGTTCACCTACGAATTTAGTTCAATGTTTCAAGTATCTTTTTCTTGTACTGTGTGTGAACAGATTATTTATTTCCCAGGTAGTCGGTGACCAAGGAAACATActgaacaacaacaataacagctCAGCTGGTAAGACCACTATCAAAGACCAACAAAAAATTAAGAGTTATGACGTCAAATGAAAGCGTTTCGGCAACGGCCTTCGTTAGTGTTATTTCATTTTCCTCTGCTGCTATTAGGTGATTCATGCAACATTTCCACCTGGAAGTCTACCTAAACGTCAATGCCATGTCTGTATCAGTAAACTAAAGGAATACAATTCCATGAAATAACAATATAATTTTTGATCACTGCTTTAAGCTGTAAAGTTGCTTCTTTTTCCTTGTAAGTGGCCGGTTCAGCCACCTTCAGTGTATACAAACAGCAGTGCATTTCTTTTTGGAAATTGGTTAATTGTGAACACTGTACCTCTCCCTTCTATCACTATTTATGAAGATTTCTAAATTAAGCATGCGAATTTCTTATTCTAGGTAATGAAACTACCAATGGGAACGGTGTAAACTCTCAAGGTTCCGGGAGCTCGACTAATCCTCAACAGGGAGGGCGGGCTGGCAGTGATGTTGGCAGCAGAGCAGCCAATCCAGGAGCAGGAGGGACAGCTGTCAGCAATGGAAAGGAGACTAGACGTTCAGCAAAAAGATGATTGGAGCAGAAGGAAGCAAAGTCCATCCCTCTCCAGAAATGTCAAATGATGAGACTAATGCTGCGTTCGAAGTGGAAATTTACCACCATAGAGTTAGGACTCTAAATGGATAAAACCCATTTTGGCATGAACCTTGCTATTGAGGGcttcaccattttaaagtagtcaaatgggtgggacttcctatgggtaAGGAAGCATCACGAGGGATGATAGTCAAGTTTTTCACTAGTAATTACCAGCTGGAGGGCtgttcaaatgtatttttccagTCGTATGTGGAAAACGTTaagacatttgatttgaattaggtTTGTTTACACAGAACAGAGTTCACTAAAGGTTATGTAACCATCAAGAAAAAGTATTTGTGAGAAAAAtaattattttcattttttacaaTTAAGCTGCCAAATGGGAAGCCATAACGTGTTTTTCAAAGTCAGGTAGTTTTCCAATGAGAtatctaaaatataaaattacTCTTTTAACTAATGTGCTGTGTAGGCTCTGTGCAAAACGTAGCCCAAACCTGACAGATTGATGTGAAGTTGGATTCAgaaatccttagttgctacatccatttttggatgtATAAATAAATATAGATTGATGAatttaacttataaatgcctcatgagcttaggtCAACTGTCATACCTCATCAGATTCAGAACCTTGCGACAGCagccacactttacatgttgtacGACCGTTCAAACTGGTCTGGAATAGTGAGCTTACATGACaatttttactccaatgtttgtaaacaaactgTATAGCCTCGTAACATGGTTGAAACTACATATTtggtatcatggatggtcagtccttgcatccatagatcTGTTTATTAATTTGAAAGTGGTTACACTTCTCCAGCCCCagatagagagaaaaaaaaaaaagtttcaattaaggattctggCTTGAAAATGTAAATTAAAGAAAACACAAAGTATATAGATATTAAGCAATAGCAATTTATTTAAACATAACCAATCCTAAACCACAACACTGAATGACAAGACTCAAATGCTGTAGCATACATTGTATAAAATCGATCAGGTTTCAATGCCTTGGTTTGTTAAGTTTCTCCTGTAATGTCAGAAAGGTCAATGCAGATTACTGTTTCACTAAAATCATTAAATCATGTATTTTATACATTTTCGGAACATTTTGTAAGAAATAACCATTCAGTAGCACACAATTATATAACAAGGCAAAGTGCTTTCAAGGATTGCAATGTCAAAATAATGAACACGTTGGAGATTTGTTCAGGGTTGGAAgggtatttatgtgtgtgtgtgtttgtgtcttttaCGGAATAGATCTCTAACCCCTATTACTGTATCTCACATACCTATGCTTCAGTCAAAAAGTCAAAGGTCAGTTGGTTGGGAGAGGTGATGGGAGTTGTGGTGGTAGCATGATCACAAATTAAGGTCTAGATTTGTTTTTCGTTTGAAGGCTTAAGGCTGGATGCAATACGATTTCCCATCACACAAACACCACATGCGACATATATCCATAATTTGACTTCAATAACAGCTTTAGTTATGTTGCTTTTGTAATTAAGATGCACACACGTTCTCCTAATCTCTGGTAGTTGTAGACACAGTTGCAGCTGTAAACTAGACTTTTAGACGTATGGCTCAACTTACACACAGTAAAAACCCACCATACTATGAAAAACAGGATGATACCTGGTGGATACTTTCAGGACGgggttttaaaaaaaacaatcataaaGTACCTTGTTGCAACAAGTATCTGAAGGATAGAAAACATGTACCAGAGACGAGGTTCACATGTATGCTACAACAGTTAGACCTTAAAAGAGATTTCATTTGATCAAAATACAGTTTGGCTTCACATTCCAGTGGTTGTTGGGATATCATTTTTCTTTCCATGTTCAAGcgcacgtacaaacacacacacacacacacaaaatcaagctcacttttttttttttttttgagcaaAAGTGATTAATATGCTTTCATATTTTACAGACACTAGTATACAGTGAGctacaaaagtattgggacagtgaaaaccgttttggctctgtactccagcactttggatttgatacaatgactatgaggttaaagttcagactgtcagctttacctttagggtattttcatccatatcgggtgaaccgtttcaATATTACAGCACTTTCTGTACATAGTCCCTCccaaatgtgtcactgtcacaCTACTTTTGTAGCTCACTGTAGGTGGTTATGAGCTAAGGAGACAAAGAGTAGCTGTGCATCAAGGAGGTAGGCAAAATAAAACATGATCATATTACATTAGCAGTAAAAGTAACTTTCAAAATAGCATGGACATTTGAGGTGAGACCATTTGTTTTAACTTAAATGTATTAATTGTAACTGATATAATTTGAGGTAATATggattcaaaaaaaaaaataatcacacAATCTCATGCTAATAAAacttataaaataaatgtttactgAATGCTCTAGAAAATACTGAATGCAGGCATGCTCAAGCTCTTCACCAGGCAGCAGTACTTCAAAACAGAAAGGTGCCAAAGAGAAAGCATTTCATGCATTTCCACTTGATCATTTTGCACCTCCTAATTTATAGTTTGGCCTAAATGAAGCACAATAACACTTTCCTGATCACCTACAGTTCATGCTGAAGTCACATGGGAAGTCAACATCGGCTTGGCATATTCTATCCCTTCTATGGACTACAACCAGATAGGGACTATTAGTGGTTAAAATACCTGCCTAACGTTCAACTTTATGACCAATTACTAACTTTAACCCAAAACTTCCAATATGGTGAAAACAATTGCAGCGAAACAAGAAGCCAATGAAATTCTAGCAGAGGCAATACGGACAGTCAAAGCACATAATAATTCAAGGTTGTAGCCCGTAGACCGGGCTTGTGTTACATTTTGCTTGGCTGGTCTATTGGAGTAAACAAATCCTAGCATAATACAAAGCAATGTTCAATGACTGAGTCAAACCGAGACGCCCTCCTGAATAAGACGTTAATATATCCAGAACCAAAGTAAAAATAAGGGCTGTTAAAGCAAAGGACTACCAACCTCAAGCTTTCAATTACACCAGTGCTTTACATTTCATTCAAAAGGTCTGTTAATGCATATTAGGTCTACCCCACATAGCACGTAGGATACTGTActcatttattttcaaatatgcTCAAATTAACAATAACATTTAAAATGAGTCAACCAAAAACTATTACAGGCCATTGCACCAGAATCTTACATACATCACTTGTGTTTCAAAGGAAATGTATTTCACGTTAATAATTAGAAGGAAAAAAACAATATTCTTTACGGTATTTATAAACCAGGAAGTGGGTAAAGAAATACAATAGACAGGAATGAATACACACTTTTTCTTTGCCCTTTTGCTGATAGCGGTTCATATTACCATCGCACACTCTTGACCTCATACTCACTAATGAAGACATGACAGCTAACTGCCCAAATAGTCACACTCGAACACACTTAAAACAGAACTCTATgcctactcactgtactgtaaaaGTAATCAAAACATGAAGTTCTGTGGCATAGCAATCCATTGACTTCCTTGTCCACAAAATACAATCTTCTTCCACCACCTATTCTTAGAACATGTTGCAGTACAGAGAACAATCTATACACACACAATTAAAGGGGTTGCATAAAAACTAGCCTAATAATGCCTAAGCCACAACGCTTATTCGTGATTATCTTAAGTCGGTTCATTTTGtataaggggagggggggggggggcaggggttGTACAGACACCAACTAAAACTACATCCTGATCAAATCAACATACTGCTAAAACGGTACTACAAATGTCACAAATAGAAGTCTTGCTTTATAATAATTTACCATGTTAATTTCAATACCATTTAGttaagtaaatcaacaacaatcTCTACACACTACTCTGTCTGAAGTGCATTTTTAGTGATGTTGTGCTTAGAACACCCAACAAAGTGCACTTGCCAATATTGCTTTTATTATGAATTCACACTATAACTCCAGTATTATCACTACTGGGATTCAACACTATTTCAATGTGTTTTTTCAGGTCCCTTGACAAATATGGCAAGCAAGCCAAAGGCAAGAATCAAACGAGAGCAAAATAAACTACAGTCAAGTTGTACATCCAGAGGGTGTTTGGATTTATGACAACAGCATGAGTGTTTCTTTGTATATTTCTCCAACCAATTAACAATTGCTTGAGGAGTTGAAGCCACAGTGCACGACATGGATGGATGATAAGACTGGGAAGCACTAGAATCATGTTGTGTTTTGAATGAACAACAATGGCTAACTGGCTTCACCAGGTCTGTAATTGTGAGCAGTTGTGTTCCTGGGAGGTGTGACCTCCACTTTTATCAACAATAAGGCTTTCAATTGGCATGAACGGAAGACCATTTTGCTGATGTGTAAAATAATTTTTTCCCCCAAGGACTTAACTATTCACTCAATGGTTTTGTAAGGACACAGTTTATTATGCCCGTCTGTATCACGACAAAGTGTCAGTCAGGATTGTATTTGGTGGTCATAGAGGAGCTGGGTTTCGCAGTTTACAAGGTAACATTCTTTAACTATAAAAATTGACCAGCCAtgtgacatacagtatatatagaaatGCACAGAAGTCTCATAAATAAGTTACTTTATGATGTGGATCTAAAACAACTTCCGGTCCAAGACATTTCTCTCCTTTGGTTGCCTATCGAAGCATTTATTTAATGGAAACATCATGATTCAATATCCTAATTTaactgtttttatttaacctttaaatTTACCCaagcaagtcagctaagaacaaattcttattttataatgacggcctaacccggccaaaccctcccctaacccggacaaagctgggccaattgtgcgccgccttatgggactcccaatcatggcagTTTGTGATACAGACCcaggatcgaacccaggtctgtagtgatgcctctagccctgcaatgcagtgccttagaccactgcgccacccaggattCCTACTTGCATTGCCCCATCCTATGGGTGGCTGTCAAGAAGCAGTCGAGTCATGAAACCACCATCAAatcaaagaaaaaaaaagtgacaAAAATAGTTGCATAATATGTATCACATTTACTCTCCAATGAGGtccaatacatcaataaaatgcacTGGTTTGGGTAAAAATCATTGCAAGACATAACATCTTGAGGTAAGCTGTTCAATGTCTGATAACGGCTAATCAAGTAATACATGAAGGCATACAATAAAATAGTGTGGACATTATTCTCCACTAAGGAGACAACACCAGTGCATCCCTCTATAGTCTATTTGGAGGGTCAACTCAGTAACTGTCcttgaagaggaagagaagacagaCAAAATAAAGCTATTGGTGGGTCTACATCCTCTCTGAAGTATTTCAAAGAAGCCAAATACTGTTAGAGAATAAAGTCAACCCATACATCAGTTTGCTTTGTTTTGAACAAGTGTTACTAAGCCTTAACTAACTTCAGAGGCACAAGAGTGACAAACGTAATCAAACAAGTTAGGACCAGACAAACTTCAGACAGTACAACATGGGCCACACAACCGGAGGGTCGAATAGCAGAAGTGGGACCGACAGTTTGGTTCAATTTTAACAAGAATTTGGATGTTACGACTGACTAAGCATGTAAATCTTGTCCACGTAGTAGTTGTACAACATA includes:
- the si:ch73-190f16.2 gene encoding SOSS complex subunit B1 encodes the protein MTTETHVKDIKPGLKNLSVIFIVLETGRVTKTKDGYEVRTCKVADKTGSISISVWDEVGGLIQTGDIIRLTKGYASVFKGCLTLYTGRGGELSKIGEFCMVYSEVPNFSEPNPEYSNMDQMKNKTVVGDQGNILNNNNNSSAGNETTNGNGVNSQGSGSSTNPQQGGRAGSDVGSRAANPGAGGTAVSNGKETRRSAKR